Proteins from a single region of Hordeum vulgare subsp. vulgare chromosome 6H, MorexV3_pseudomolecules_assembly, whole genome shotgun sequence:
- the LOC123403725 gene encoding patatin-like protein 2 — protein MASNKDAELETPLLMPEEEGPTAPLLDQGSLEPTPRPRLPPPKFGELISVLSIDGCGIHGLIPTVVLKCLEEKLQAIDGEDARIADYFDVIAGTSAGATIAAMLAVPNTNKRTKYTPQEIQDFYVNNGPKIFPPKRWWRWPLDLLSASRGLKYDGTFLQKKKIKEVKDEHTFDANIIEPLIFSSFQDDAVQKLVEEAKPEPPDVCIGPPSTATSTYFPAHYFDIWVSDMEQSKHHLIDGGNNPTMAAISKITREQLVKNPEFHSNGVDYMKYLVISVGAGCASVHEKGLCMKSRRTVPAKWGGFNWFHSRRNSRSPVTGTFSHASAVLADWQVRMLLHNGNHVRKQNYLYIQAQAPLFWEAILPMDNATSENMADLLNIGDKLLAEKVAMVDLTTGKYETVEDENAPTNDAELRRFSELLVVERNLRLKEQQQQRQAEEENGLHLLNILE, from the exons ATGGCGAGCAACAAGGATGCCGAGCTGGAGACACCACTTCTCATGCCGGAGGAGGAAGGACCAACAGCCCCGTTGCTGGACCAAGGATCACTGGAGCCGACACCACGTCCACGGCTCCCGCCACCGAAGTTTGGGGAGCTCATCTCGGTGTTGAGCATCGACGGTTGCGGGATACACGGGCTCATCCCGACGGTCGTCCTCAAATGCCTCGAGGAAAAGCTCCAG GCTATTGACGGGGAAGATGCCCGGATAGCGGACTACTTTGACGTGATCGCGGGCACGAGCGCGGGCGCCACCATCGCGGCAATGTTGGCGGTGCCGAACACGAACAAACGGACAAAGTACACCCCTCAGGAAATCCAGGATTTCTATGTCAACAACGGACCTAAAATCTTCCCTCCCAAGAG GTGGTGGCGATGGCCTCTGGACCTGCTAAGCGCATCGCGGGGGCTCAAGTACGACGGCACGTTCCTCCAGAAAAAGAAGATCAAGGAAGTCAAGGATGAGCACACGTTCGACGCCAATATTATCGAGCCTCTCATCTTCTCCTCGTTCCAGGATGATGCCGTGCAAAAACTAGTTGAAGAGGCCAAACCAGAGCCGCCGGATGTCTGCATTGGCCCGCCGTCGACGGCCACGTCAACCTACTTCCCGGCGCACTACTTCGATATCTGGGTCAGTGACATGGAGCAGTCAAAACACCACCTCATCGACGGCGGTAACAACCCCACAATGGCTGCCATATCCAAGATCACCAGGGAGCAACTTGTCAAGAACCCGGAGTTCCACTCCAACGGCGTGGATTACATGAAATACCTCGTCATCTCGGTAGGCGCAGGGTGTGCATCAGTGCACGAAAAGGGGCTATGCATGAAATCACGACGGACTGTGCCGGCCAAGTGGGGCGGCTTCAACTGGTTTCACAGCAGGCGCAATAGCCGCAGCCCGGTCACCGGCACCTTCTCGCATGCCAGCGCCGTGTTGGCCGACTGGCAGGTTCGCATGCTCTTACACAATGGCAACCACGTGCGGAAGCAGAACTACCTCTACATCCAGGCTCAG GCACCACTGTTCTGGGAGGCCATTTTGCCAATGGACAACGCGACCTCGGAGAACATGGCTGACCTACTCAACATTGGCGACAAGTTGTTGGCAGAGAAGGTGGCTATGGTGGACTTGACCACGGGGAAGTACGAGACCGTCGAGGACGAGAATGCACCCACCAATGATGCAGAGCTCCGGCGCTTCTCCGAGCTTCTAGTTGTCGAGCGCAACTTGCGCCttaaggaacaacaacaacaacgacaagcagaagaagagaacggGCTTCATTTGCTTAACATTCTTGAATAA